In the Colletes latitarsis isolate SP2378_abdomen unplaced genomic scaffold, iyColLati1 scaffold0013, whole genome shotgun sequence genome, GTGACTCGACTTAAAAGCCTGGAGCGTAAGATGGATAAAGATCCTAAATTTGCGGCACAATATTGTGAACAAATTCAACATTTTCTAGATTGTGGTTACGCGTCTAAAGTAATTCTACCTGTAGTAAACGATACGCGAGTATGGTACCTACCGCATTTTGGAGTAAGAAATGtaaataaaccagaaaaattacgCGTTGTGTTCGATGCCGCGGCAGTATACCATGGGACATGTTTGAACGATGCACTGCTGCCGGGACCAGACATGCTTAATTCGCTGTTAGGATCATTACTTCGATTTCGACAGAAACGTATTGCCTTTACCGCGGACATCAAGGAAATGttccttcaaataaaaatacgtcCGGAAGACCAGTTCGCACAACATTTTCTATGGCGTGGGATGGACAGAGCCAAGGAACCAGACGTATATGTAATGACTTTCCTGATATTCGGCGCGACATCTTCACCTTGCTCAGCTCAGTTTGTCAAGAACGTTAATGCAAAAGAATTGGAACTGGAATACCCTAAAGCAGCGGAAGCCATAATGAAATATCACTACATGGACGACTACATCGATGGTGCTGACACTATTGAAGAAGCCGTTAAACTTATTCGCGAAGTTACTGAAATTCATCGCAGAGGTGGTTTCGACATACGAAATTGGACATGCAATAGCCGAATGGTATTAGACAGTCTGCCCAGCGAGAAACGGTCACGTTTGAAAGTAAATCTCGCGTTTGATCAACATCCGACGGAAAGGGTGTTAGGCATTAAATGGAATCCTGACGAAGATAGGCTATCCTTCAACTTGAGTCTGAAACGAATTCAGCGGGAAATATTAACTGGAGAACAGAAACCCACCAAACGACAAATGTTAAGCGTGATTATGTCCGTGTTCGACCCCTACGGATTTCTTAGTCCCTTTACTATTAGAAGTAAAATTCTACTGCAGAACAGCTGGCGTAGCACTATCGCATGGGACGAAGTGTTGAAGGATACTGAATACGTAGAATGGAAGAGATGGATCCAAGATCTGCAACATATAAAACACTTCTCCATACCCCGTTGCTACTTGCAGCGAAATGCGACTATTTGTGCTACAGAGCTTCATGTATTTTGTGACGCCAGTGAAAAGGCGTATGCAGGAGTGGCCTACTGGCGCGACGTATACGAAGATGGAATAACAACCGTCACATTTATTTTGGGCAAATGTCGTGTTTCCCCATTGAAACCCATTTCTATCCCGCGTCTAGAACTACAAGCCGCATTGCTTGCCAGTCGCATAGCTCGTACCGTACAACAAGAACATAGCAGGAAAATAACCAAAAGAGTTTTTTGGACGGACTCGTGCACAGTGTTAAGTTGGTTGCGGTCGGATTACCGAACGTACAAAGCGTTTGTGGCTCATCGTTTGGGTGAAATAGATGACCTAACTAGTCAGAACGAATGGCAATGGATTCCCTCAAAGGAGAATCCAGCCGACGACGCAACGCGCGAAAACGGTCCAATGCCCTTAGAGAAATCCAGATGGATTTCGGGACCAGAATTTTTGCGCAATAATGAACGTTTTTGGCATGCCCAACCAAGAACCACCGTGCCAGGTCCTAGAGAAGAACTTAGGCCGGAGTTTGTAGGAGCAAATGTGGACTTTGGAAGATTGGAGCTACCTCAAATTGAGCGATTTTCTTCATGGTTTCGGTTAATCCGCAGCACAGCTTGGCTACTAGTTTTCAGTGAATGTTGCTTAGCTAAGAAGAAGGTCCCATTAACTAATGTACATGTACAGTGGGCAGTGAGAAAATGGTCGGCCCAGTGTCAGCGAGATAGTTTTTCAGAAGAATTGCATACATTAAACCATGGAGGAGTAATAAGCTGTAAAAGCCGACTACATCAATTAACACCATTTTTGGATGAAGTCGGACTCATTCGGCTCGGTGGGCGAATATCGGCAGCCGAAGGGGTACCGCACACTATGAAAGAACCAGTAATATTGGATGGAGGTCACCGATATACACGCCTTCTGATATTACACTATCATCAAAAGGCAAATCATGGCAGTACGGAGACGGTGGTCAACGAATTGAGGCAATCGTTTTGGATTTTAAGATTACGACCAACTGTAAAAACTGTTGCAAGTCGATGCCAAGTATGTCGTATGAATAAGAAAACACCGCAAATACCTCGGATGGCAGATCTGCCAAGCGTGCGAATAGATCATCATGTAAGACCATTCACCAATTGTGGAATTGATTATTTTGGTCCTATGGAAGTCACGGTAGGTAGGAGGCGCGAGAAACGATGGGGCGTATTATTTACTTGTTTGAATATCCGAGCTATCCATATTGAAATAGCATCCACTTTGACAACGGATGCTACGATTATGGCTCTTTCGCGTATGGCCGCTCGGCGTGGGTTCCCGACTATAATATATTCAGACAATGGTACCAACTTAAGAGGAGCTCACGCCGAATTGAAAAGGCTTGTAACGGACTTAGACTGCGATACGCTGAGGGATAGAGCTATGAGCAAGGGCGTGGAGTGGCGTTTTATTCCTCCGGGGGCTCCTCATATGGGTGGTTGTTGGGAAAGTTTAGTTAAGTCGGTCAAAATCACCCTGAGAATCATCCTGAAAGAAAGGGCACCTCGTGAGGAAACGCTGGCCACGATGTTAGCAGAGGCTGAACATACTGTAAATAGTAGGCCACTAACATCCGTATCCGTAGACCACAGAGATGGAGAAAGTTTAACACCAAACCATTTTTTGATTGGAACATCTTCTATTAACCCATTGGCAGTGGGACTAGGCGGCAGAGAAGGCCAAAATTTACGCAAGCAGTGGAGGATAGCACAGAACCTAGCTGATCATTTCTGGTCGCGTTGGGTCAAAGAATATCTTCCCACACTGATAAAAAGGCGTCGCTGGCATCAAGAGGTGCAACCCCTAGCAGTAGGAGACTTGGTCCTCATTGTTGATTCTCAGCTGCCTAGAAACATATGGCCACGCGGAATAGTCACAACCACGTTTCCTGGAAGGGACGGGCGAGTACGGGTGGCCGAAATTAAGACAACGAAAGGCAAAATTATTAGACCAGTTTCGAAATTAATTGTGCTGAAACCCATGGATATTAGTGCTGAGTAAGACATCTCAGACACGGGAGGGGGAATTTGTTGACAACACAATTAATAAGTTTTtaggtttaattgtttaacaCGTCTGCTGGTTTGATCACTAATATAAGTacaaatttcgttttcgtttcatttacaATTTTCGTGGTGGTGGATTCATTTGGAGTGGGGAAATAGGTAGATAAGCGCGGTGATTACGAGAAGGACGGGAACAGTCGCGATTCGGTCGGGAAACGGCATGTAAGTATCGAAGGATTGGAAGGTCGAGCGGCCTCGGCCCGGGTTGTCCCATagcgatttgtttgttgattaATTTTGGCACATTCCCTGGCTGTTCGGGCGTGTATCGGCATCTCTAATTTGGCATATTATAATTCCCAAAGCTCGTGCTCCGATGTCGACTACTGCGTCATTGTTCCCTGGCTGGACGGTACAATGTCGCGTAGACGATTGTTGAGCGTTCCTCGCAACTGGTGCCTTGCGAGGTCGAGTGCATGGGTGAACTCGATGGCAAGAGTTCCGGATTTGGTTTTGGCATTAATCGGTGGTCACTATGACAATAtggtaaaactttcaaatcgctaATGGGACGGCATTCGGGGTCGGCACGCTGATCGACTTTCGAATACCTAAGAGATATAAGGAAcaagaaattgtaaaattcCTGAATAAATCTATGACATACAAAGTATTGCCTGTTTTGTCTGTACTCCCATCTGATCCCTGCTCCCTTTCGCCCGTGGGTCGATGgtaaacatacttgttgaacagatcctgggttttttctggcttggatcgcgcagtaatgtggtaccacactgaaacagcccactaaacctggtttcgatcaatattttagaggataacgaaagttatgtctaggttaggcctgggccttgccctcatcagactcatgctttcgcatttttcacatacttgttgaacagatcctgggtttttttctggtatggatcacgtagtaatgtgggaccacactgaaacattcagttaaacctggtcttgataaatattttagaggataacgcatgttaggtctgggttaggtctaggatttgctctcgtcaggctcatactttcgcatatatctcatacctcatggctagatcctgggctatttctggattggatcacgtagtaatgtggtaccacactgaaacagtcaattaaacctggtttcgatcaatattttagaggataacgtaagttaggtctggtataggtctgggatttgccctcatcaggctcatactttcgcgtttttcacatacttgttgaacagatcctgggttttttccggtttgggtcacgtagtagtgtggtaccacactgaaacagtcgattaaacctggtttcgatcaatatttttgaggataacgcatgttaggtctaggttaggccggggattttcactcatcagactcatactttttttttttttttttttttttgtcgtggggaaaatcttcgaaagactccctcccacctccttggggagaggtgggaggggtgtgtgggattccccgcgcccgtacaacgacaggcgcgggacctacccactaaaaaccccacggtgacccttcggcacgctttgggaggataccgggaatcgctcgaagcattcttccggtatcgtccccgtgcccgcgctttcgcgcccatcccccggggggacaatcggtccccccagtagacacactgcctcatagcggcgggacggggccactccatcccgccgctatccgtcccggggccgcgtttagtggcggctgcgagccccaactcgcaaccgcccgcgaccccgtttccaccgctcgacggccgggcgttcatggccgcaccagaccgccgagggtgcctccccttgcgtcggaccggtagggggaggcactcctacccccaaccggtccgacccggcgccgcctggcgggaggagggtcccctcaggacccccctcccagcctaggtcatccgccacgccgaggcggccgcccgcgacgcctcgcgaccgggcgacgatctcgggccaccgcacgagcgcgagcttcagcgcgccgctgaagctcgcgctccctccccgcggcctccttctgcaacattacgttctcgcagaaggaggccacggccctccacttctcctcgctgccgagcatggcgcgcaccacgcccggcagcgagacatcccgcccgacgaggccgaccaggacacggcgctccccctcccacgcggggcatacctccagggtatgatccgccgtgtcctgctcagcgtcgcagtggcagcaacgcgccgtcggctccttccctatccggcacaggtatcttccgaagctgccatgcccggaaaatacctgtgccagccggtaggtgaggctgccatggcctctgtccagccactccttcaggagtggccgaacagccccgacagtccggtgccccgcggttggcagagccagccgctcctgccacgcgagcaacacggactgccgggcctggcgcttcaaatcgccccaagcaggttcctgcccgcccgggaccgcccccacccccgcgcgacggtcgacgcggtgccggtacatcaccgcgtgcgaccgcgcgagcaggtccatgggcggcatccccgctagaaccgtcgccgcctcatgtgacatggtccgatacccccggacgaccctgagcgccatgcgcctctgcacccgacgcagcatagtcatgctgcgccgggaggcagccaggtcgtccgcccagacgggggccccgtatagggccaccgactggaccattgccacatagaggcgacgaactcggcccgccgggccgcccaggttgggcaggatccggcccacagccgcaaccatcctttccaaccgggggaccaggcagcggaaatgctcctcgaaacgccagtggctatcgaggatcagccccagatacctgatctggggcttcacctcgatgtcagccccacccacccggatcagagagggtggcggatcctgccgaggtgaatgaaacgcaatcacctcggtcttatggaccgccaccgtcatccccatccccctgatccggtcgacgacgcgttgcgacccctcctccgcgcgacgcatggccctcccccagtgcgccccgacgacaagcaccagtgtgtcatccgcataacacaccgtgctgacgccgtcggggaggccggcccgcaacaccgagtcgtacgcgatgttccacaggagtggcccgaggaccaacccctgcggaacaccgcagtacacctccctccgcatatcaccatcccggcccggatactcgatccacctgccgcggagataatccccgacgaccgccctgagacaaggggggactcgatgatattcgagtcccctccttgtcTCTTccaaggggagggtgttaaaggcattggcaatatccttggatattgccaatgccacccctccccgggagacggccgcctccgagagggccctcacacgacctatcgcgtcaatagtcgatcggcccccccggaaaccgaactggcagtcggccagaccgggatcaccccgcgacaggtgctcgacgaggcgggcagcaatcacacgctcgaagagcttgcccacctcgtcgaggagacaaatgggccggtatgcggagggagactccgcgggccgaccctccttccggaggaggaccatcctcgccaccttccaactgggggggaatcgcccgtcccttaggcagcggtcgaacaaccgcctgaggtcggccccaaggacgccctgggtcaagacccaaacccggccgggcacaccatccggacccggggccgtgttacgaaccccgagccgtctgatggccgctgccagctcctcctgcgtgacccccagctcggccgtccactccactgggacagccgccgccgccggaggacgcggtcccatctccccaattgggaagagtgtattgaccacgtcctccagcagccgggggtcaagaccctcggtgacggggggcgcccacgggcggagcttattcagcaccaccttatatgggcgcccccatggatcgtcatcaagggtctggaggagctccttccatgcctgggtcttggcccgtttgatggcgacctgcagagcaacccgcgccacgcggtatgctccatacaggtcatcagctgccctcgctcgcgccacgccgtcgcctgtacgttgacgacggcgcgcgcgggtgtactggcgtcgggcgcggacagtcgcgactcgcaactccgcgatcacgtccaaccaccagtacaccgcccggcgaggagaagcccgcccgacccgaggcatcgccgcgtcgcaaatacccgcgaccaatgctccgagccgggcgacctcctcctctatgctcgacaactcggccgctccctgcggccaagttgcagcgagggcagctgccatcagggcgtccttgtccaggcgccgaagcgcccagcggcgtggtggggtgccacgcaggcggccgtgtcgggatgcactcgcggcggcagagacctccatccggatgtaccggtgatcggagagtgtctctgcccccgcgaccacgtgccatcccgacaccatgcgcacggcgttgggggtcgcgaatccaacatccacgatggacccccatatcgccgcacgcatgtgtgctccgacccccggttcaatacccggaggtcgagccccgccgcccaatcgcccaggatcccaccgcgaacggaggtcctgggggatccccaagccaccgacttggcattcaaatcccccaggaccagcaccggccgggccgcgtagcgctgcacgcatgccgcgacctcggccaagtacagctcgaacgcagcgtgaccgctacggggcgaaatgtagcaccccaccacagcgactcccccccagtccacggtgatgaatccccgaccgcgctccaacaaggagaacggtggggacccgtcgccccctaccCATacagtcgccaccaagccgtccgcgtcgcccacccaatgagggtgatcagggacgtggtacggctcggcggcgaccgccaggccaaccccccactccgcgaggacttgggacatcaagtcctgtgccgcgcggcagtggttgaggttggcctggaggaggaggcggggcggcattaattaatggccgcgccagcctcctcccggccgtccgtccccgtagcaccgtccacttccatggaggacgatgccaccgccctcggcaccggagccggtgcagcccgcctcttcctctccttccgggaggggggggagcacttcttgctccccaccctgtgatcggctggcctccccatgtccgcacacagcgggcagtgggggcccgccgagcactggctcgcacggtgctctttggtaccgcagcggtaacactgaccgctgcggtccaccggcgaggtgcaccactgcctcacgtgccccaattcgaggcagcggtgacactggagcgggcgcggcgcgaggatttccactcgcgccgaaacccaccccaccaacaccctcccggattccgccaccttacgggcggcggagagggggcaccgggcccacaccgacccgaggccggagggcgacctgcggatctctccgatccgcaggtcctccacaggacagtcccccgccctcgcaagggcacgggacacatcctgtgcgctgaccgagtcgtccagcccacaaacgcgcatctccgtgcgcttcgtgggccgggcgacccggacacctcgctcgcccagctgctctcggagcctctgggcgagacgatccgccttcgcgccgccttctgcaccggggatctccagcaagagacccccggtcacggccctcttcgccctcacggaggcgatgcccagctcttccagggagatattctccctggcgagccgcatcgcctccgcgagggtcaggtcgcccccctgcgcaacggtcagcgtcaccgctgccgtttttgggggacgacctggtcgtgccttcccgaccttcgcggcctttaccttggccgccggcggcggaggcggaggctgcggttgcgaggccttcctcgccgcccgcttcgccttccgccctaccacctcactccacgccacccccccttgggagggtgccgtggaggacgcgaccaccgcgaccacgggtacaccaccccccttgggggtcgcgacccggggccctggtgccgcaacgctgggcggagccttcactccgcccttttttgccttccccgactgcaccggaacaggtcggggaggcaccgccttcctgctgaccgctcttccggagaggagctcctcccggaaggcggccagcttgccatcaatcatgtccccaatcctcctcagaagatcgtcttctgaggaggacggggacttcttcacgggcggagtgcgggtggaggggcccgcggtgccccgcaccactgccgccgcactccgcttatttacctccgccgagggacgcggcggtggaggaggagggaggatgggagggagggccgcgctgttccacagcgcctctgccctcctcctcccctgtcgctcctcctccaacaggagctgcagacgggcgttccgccctctgagctcccgcgccgcctccctcatttcctccgccgcggccttcagggcctccgcgccaccgcttttctgccccttaaaggcgcaggca is a window encoding:
- the LOC143350682 gene encoding uncharacterized protein LOC143350682, which encodes MATRSGRPACHPLRGKRAIVEQPDEEAGLRDSAVLASQPNPAGGTVHSVASQAASTSSSLRKRRLEIQAAEQRAKVRRKLLEEKEKVELELIDERLELEIAQLEEGTNGGSSDRSSLVPRPDANQGCSQDNNTNRSIRAWLEKSSAHVSNFTDNHRETSVNNYTRQIGGQADQAERNATAASSHYQRAVDSVPNMQRNETSGISKLTDVLSRTIEAIQGRSATGDSSRQLLNRLTSKGELPIFNGDTVEWARFKRVFDLTTQKGGYSEEENVSRLYACLRGPARDAVASLMVTASDVRQIMETLELRFGNPDVVATKIVEDIKNLPRIGGIGGNLVTFATTVKNCVAALQAVNHIGYLQSPDLNSEILRKLPMNMIYQYNRFLNENNEGNEPKLVVLAKFLFFEAEIACKAGTSNLITPNVRYPREGKLYIRDKTKRTAESKATVLTATTDSSKILSPNRKIVARTIRSLSLPSQTLHVSEVKKHRHLKDLNIEGYSNVTPEILIGQDHWDLITSLEVRESGRQAPVASYTNLGWTIHGHLPCGANEENELTMLQLTEMRERNNNHFRDSRLNELVKHHFNIESLGVSEKPRNNVLIVRAEKILKKTTRRVNDRWETGLLWRSDAIEFPNNKQYAVTRLKSLERKMDKDPKFAAQYCEQIQHFLDCGYASKVILPVVNDTRVWYLPHFGVRNVNKPEKLRVVFDAAAVYHGTCLNDALLPGPDMLNSLLGSLLRFRQKRIAFTADIKEMFLQIKIRPEDQFAQHFLWRGMDRAKEPDVYVMTFLIFGATSSPCSAQFVKNVNAKELELEYPKAAEAIMKYHYMDDYIDGADTIEEAVKLIREVTEIHRRGGFDIRNWTCNSRMVLDSLPSEKRSRLKVNLAFDQHPTERVLGIKWNPDEDRLSFNLSLKRIQREILTGEQKPTKRQMLSVIMSVFDPYGFLSPFTIRSKILLQNSWRSTIAWDEVLKDTEYVEWKRWIQDLQHIKHFSIPRCYLQRNATICATELHVFCDASEKAYAGVAYWRDVYEDGITTVTFILGKCRVSPLKPISIPRLELQAALLASRIARTVQQEHSRKITKRVFWTDSCTVLSWLRSDYRTYKAFVAHRLGEIDDLTSQNEWQWIPSKENPADDATRENGPMPLEKSRWISGPEFLRNNERFWHAQPRTTVPGPREELRPEFVGANVDFGRLELPQIERFSSWFRLIRSTAWLLVFSECCLAKKKVPLTNVHVQWAVRKWSAQCQRDSFSEELHTLNHGGVISCKSRLHQLTPFLDEVGLIRLGGRISAAEGVPHTMKEPVILDGGHRYTRLLILHYHQKANHGSTETVVNELRQSFWILRLRPTVKTVASRCQVCRMNKKTPQIPRMADLPSVRIDHHVRPFTNCGIDYFGPMEVTVGRRREKRWGVLFTCLNIRAIHIEIASTLTTDATIMALSRMAARRGFPTIIYSDNGTNLRGAHAELKRLVTDLDCDTLRDRAMSKGVEWRFIPPGAPHMGGCWESLVKSVKITLRIILKERAPREETLATMLAEAEHTVNSRPLTSVSVDHRDGESLTPNHFLIGTSSINPLAVGLGGREGQNLRKQWRIAQNLADHFWSRWVKEYLPTLIKRRRWHQEVQPLAVGDLVLIVDSQLPRNIWPRGIVTTTFPGRDGRVRVAEIKTTKGKIIRPVSKLIVLKPMDISAE